A DNA window from Pleurodeles waltl isolate 20211129_DDA chromosome 12, aPleWal1.hap1.20221129, whole genome shotgun sequence contains the following coding sequences:
- the SLC39A1 gene encoding zinc transporter ZIP1 produces MFSEPTAPSASPAPMEWNPGFKSAPRSTKDLEVKLGALVSLLLLTVVFGLVPLCILQRPGCASSEARRRKIISLLSCFAGGVFLATCLLDLVPDYLSSINNALDALNVTLEFPLQEFIIAMGFFLILVMEQIVLAYKDQSGSMEETRALLGSSVENNVQAPHWLDVPAPESRRHSEVHVHIDLNSHSALRSFILVFSLSLHSVFEGLAVGLQEDSSKVLEICVALLLHKSIIAFSVTLKLVQSRLRHRVVLFCLILFAIMSPLGIGIGVSLSESGGTVNQLTRSVMKGIATGTFIYITFLEILPHELNSNKERIPKLIVLLLGFSVVAGVLFIKI; encoded by the exons ATGTTCAGTGAGCCGACTGCTCCATCTGCCAGCCCTGCCCCCATGGAGTGGAACCCAGGGTTCAAGTCTGCGCCGCGGTCGACCAAGGACCTGGAGGTGAAGCTGGGGGCACTGGTGTCCCTGCTACTGCTGACTGTCGTATTCGGCCTGGtccccctctgcatcctccagaggCCGGGGTGTGCAAGCTCTGAAG CCCGTCGCAGAAAAATCATCAGCCTGTTGAGCTGCTTTGCCGGTGGTGTGTTCCTTGCTACCTGCCTCCTGGACCTGGTGCCAGATTACCTGTCTAGTATTAACAATGCCTTGGATGCTCTCAATGTCACA CTTGAGTTCCCACTGCAGGAGTTCATTATTGCCATGGGCTTCTTCCTGATACTGGTGATGGAGCAGATCGTCTTGGCCTACAAAGATCAGTCTGGGTCTATGGAGGAAACACGAGCACTGCTAGGGTCGTCTGTGGAAAACAATGTTCAGGCCCCACACTGGCTCGATGTGCCAGCGCCCGAATCCAGACGCCACAGTGAGGTCCATGTTCATATAGACTTAAACTCGCACTCTGCCCTGCGTTCCTTCATCCTGGTCTTCTCGCTGTCCCTGCACTCGGTCTTCGAGGGCCTGGCTGTCGGGCTTCAGGAGGATTCCTCAAAGGTGCTAGAGATCTGCGTGGCACTGCTACTGCACAAATCCATCATTGCATTCAGCGTAACCCTAAAGTTGGTACAGAGCCGTCTGCGTCACCGAGTGGTGCTTTTCTGTCTGATCCTCTTTGCTATTATGTCGCCACTGGGAATCGGAATAGGTGTCAGCCTAAGTGAGTCGGGTGGCACAGTGAATCAGCTGACACGCAGTGTGATGAAGGGCATTGCCACGGGCACCTTCATCTACATTACTTTCCTCGAGATCCTGCCTCATGAACTGAACTCTAACAAGGAGCGCATCCCCAAGCTCATTGTACTCCTCCTCGGTTTTTCTGTGGTAGCTGGTGTCCTGTTCATCAAGATCTAG